From one Culex quinquefasciatus strain JHB chromosome 3, VPISU_Cqui_1.0_pri_paternal, whole genome shotgun sequence genomic stretch:
- the LOC6047078 gene encoding mitochondrial enolase superfamily member 1: protein MASGDKCLNITTLEAKDVRWPTSLGAHGSDAMHTDPDYSCVYVTIRTAEGTYGNGLTFTLGRGTDIVLLAVKSLKKFVENRTTASIYGNFAKFWREITSESQLRWIGPEKGVTHLAVAAIVNALWDLWGKIRGVPVWRLLTEMEPEELVSTIDFRYITDAITPQEAVGILREGKTGQRARIDELVANGYPAYTTQVGWIGYSDDQIRSLCRKYLEAGFTAFKIKVGQDLENDRKRCRLVREEIGWENKLMVDANQVWDVNTAIDWMKNLKDFKLLWIEEPTSPDDVLGHKAIADALRPLGIGVATGEMCCNRVMFKQFLQAQALEFCQIDSARIGGVNEILSVYLMAKKFNTKVCPHAGGVGLCEMVQHLQLWDFTSVSGTMDGRMVEFVDQQHEQFLHPATINKKACYVAPSAPGYSTELKPEAVEQYEYPRGTEWQRMFDEGIFAREI, encoded by the exons ATGGCTAGCGGGGACAAATGTTTGAACATCACTACGCTGGAGGCCAAAGACGTCCGCTGGCCAACCTCCCTCGGAGCTCACGGTTCGGATGCGATG CACACTGACCCGGATTACTCTTGTGTTTACGTTACGATACGAACTGCGGAGGGAACCTACGGCAATGGATTAACGTTTACTTTGG gTCGCGGAACGGACATCGTCCTGTTGGCGGTAAAATCGCTGAAGAAATTCGTCGAAAATCGCACCACCGCCAGCATTTACGGCAACTTTGCCAAATTTTGGCGCGAAATCACCAGCGAATCGCAGCTGCGCTGGATCGGGCCGGAAAAGGGCGTCACCCATTTGGCGGTGGCCGCCATCGTCAACGCGCTGTGGGATCTGTGGGGTAAAATCCGGGGCGTTCCGGTGTGGCGACTGCTGACCGAGATGGAACCGGAGGAGCTGGTCTCGACGATCGACTTCCGCTACATTACGGACGCAATTACACCGCAGGAAGCGGTCGGCATCTTGAGGGAGGGTAAAACGGGCCAGCGGGCGAGAATCGATGAGCTGGTGGCGAACGGGTATCCAGCGTACACCACGCAGGTCGGGTGGATCGGTTACAGTGACGACCAGATTCGGTCCCTGTGCCGGAAGTACCTCGAGGCAGGTTTCACCGCGTTCAAGATCAAAGTTGGGCAGGATTTGGAGAACGACCGGAAGCGGTGCCGGCTGGTGAGGGAGGAAATTGGGTGGGAGAATAAATTG atggtTGATGCCAACCAAGTTTGGGACGTGAACACCGCCATCGACTGGATGAAAAACTTGAAAGACTTCAAACTTCTGTGGATTGAAGAGCCGACGTCGCCGGACGATGTCCTTGGCCACAAGGCGATTGCTGACGCATTAag ACCTCTAGGAATCGGTGTCGCTACCGGAGAGATGTGCTGCAACAGAgtcatgttcaaacaattcctTCAAGCTCAAGCCTTGGAGTTTTGCCAAATCGATTCGGCAAGAATTGGCGGCGTTAACGAAATCTTGTCCGTTTATCTGATGGCGAAGAAGTTCAACA cAAAAGTCTGTCCACACGCCGGTGGAGTCGGATTGTGCGAAATGGTGCAGCATCTGCAGCTGTGGGACTTTACGTCCGTTTCCGGTACGATGGACGGGCGAATGGTGGAGTTTGTGGATCAACAGCACGAACAGTTCCTGCATCCGGCTACGATAAATAAAAAGGCGTGCTATGTGGCACCGTCTGCGCCCGGCTATTCTACGGAGCTGAAACCGGAAGCGGTCGAGCAGTACGAGTACCCTCGCGGAACGGAGTGGCAGCGGATGTTTGATGAGGGAATTTTTGCAAGAGAAATTTAA